A single genomic interval of Candidatus Dormiibacterota bacterium harbors:
- a CDS encoding ribonuclease HI family protein: MPTPIDFAAFDAVMFADGGSRGNPGPAASGAVLVTSAGELIEEIGCYLGRATNNVAEWTALCIGLEAGLRRGIKRLAVRMDSELVVKQMSGEYRVKHVDLQPLYSRARALVRNFERIEIKHVPRKQNALADAVVNAVLDQEAAARIS, from the coding sequence ATGCCTACTCCGATCGATTTTGCCGCGTTTGATGCGGTCATGTTTGCCGACGGCGGTTCGCGCGGAAACCCGGGCCCCGCGGCAAGCGGGGCGGTTCTCGTGACCTCAGCCGGAGAACTCATCGAGGAGATCGGCTGCTATTTGGGACGGGCTACCAACAACGTCGCGGAGTGGACCGCCTTGTGCATAGGGCTCGAAGCCGGGCTGCGCCGTGGGATCAAGCGCTTAGCCGTGCGGATGGATTCGGAGCTGGTGGTAAAGCAAATGAGCGGCGAGTACCGCGTGAAGCACGTCGATCTGCAACCGCTCTATTCCCGTGCCCGCGCGCTGGTTCGGAATTTCGAGCGGATCGAGATCAAGCACGTCCCGCGCAAGCAGAATGCCCTGGCCGATGCGGTCGTTAATGCGGTGCTCGACCAGGAAGCCGCCGCGCGGATTTCGTAA